One region of Parambassis ranga chromosome 12, fParRan2.1, whole genome shotgun sequence genomic DNA includes:
- the klhl8 gene encoding kelch-like protein 8 has translation MAPGDVVPDHAKQQKSKEKRIANRASKAECEPDGSFVFEAHEAWKDFHNSLRHFYEVGELCDVTLKVGSRLIPCHKLVLACVIPYFRAMFLSEMSEAKQELIEIKDFDGDAIQDLVHFAYSSKLTLTVDNVQPLLYAACILQVELVARACCEYMKAHFHPTNCLAVRTFAESHNRVDLMDMADRYACEHFTEVVECEDFTCVSPQHLRTLLSSGELNIHSETQVYNAAVKWLKANPQHHEAWLDQIMSQVRLPLLPIDFLTGTVAKDEMIKGNLSVRDLMDEARNYHLHLSNKVVQDFEYSVRTIPRKHTAGVLFCVGGRGGSGDPFRSIECYSITKNSWFFGPEMNSRRRHVGVISVGGKVYAVGGHDGNEHLGNMEVFDPLTNKWMMKASMNTKRRGIALAALGGPIYAIGGLDDNSCFNDVERYDIESDCWSAVAPMNTPRGGVGSVALGNYVYAVGGNDGVASLSSVERYNPHLNRWTEVCEMGQRRAGNGVSKLNGCLYVVGGFDDNSPLSSVERFDPRMHRWEYVSELTTPRGGVGVATVMGRVFAVGGHNGNIYLNTVEAFEPRMNRWELVGSVSHCRAGAGVAVCSAHVSQIRDVGQGSSNVVNCM, from the exons ATGGCACCAGGAGATGTGGTGCCAGACCATGCCAAACAGCAGAAGTCCAAGGAGAAGCGCATTGCGAACAGGGCATCTAAAGCAGAATGTGAGCCCGATGGGTCCTTCGTCTTCGAGGCTCATGAAGCCTGGAAGGACTTCCATAACTCTCTCAGGCATTTCTATGAAGTTGGGGAGCTCTGCGACGTCACACTGAAG GTTGGCAGTAGGTTGATACCATGCCATAAGTTAGTACTGGCATGTGTTATCCCTTACTTCAG AGCCATGTTCCTGTCAGAGATGTCAGAGGCCAAACAGGAGTTGATAGAGATCAAGGATTTTGATGGGGATGCCATTCAGGATTTGGTGCATTTTGCTTACTCGTCCAAGCTCACCTTAACTGTGGACAATGTCCAGCCTCTGCTTTACGCTGCCTGCATCCTTCAG GTTGAGCTGGTGGCGAGAGCCTGCTGTGAGTACATGAAGGCCCATTTCCATCCCACCAACTGCCTGGCAGTTCGAACCTTTGCCGAGAGCCACAATCGCGTTGACCTGATGGACATGGCCGACCGCTACGCCTGCGAGCACTTCACCGAGGTAGTGGAGTGCGAGGACTTCACGTGTGTGTCGCCGCAGCACTTGCGTACGTTATTGTCCTCCGGTGAACTCAACATCCACTCAGAGACACAGGTGTACAACGCAGCGGTGAAATGGCTGAAAGCAAACCCACAGCACCACGAGGCCTGGCTGGACCAGATCATGTCGCAG GTGCGCCTCCCCCTGCTCCCAATAGACTTTCTGACTGGAACAGTGGCAAAGGACGAGATGATCAAAGGTAACCTGAGTGTTCGGGACTTGATGGACGAGGCCAGAAACTACCATCTACACCTCAGCAACAAGGTGGTTCAGGACTTCGAGTATTCAGTCCGCACCATACCCCGGAAGCATACTGCAG GGGTTTTGTTCTGTGTGGGCGGCCGGGGAGGCTCCGGTGACCCATTTCGCAGCATCGAATGCTACTCCATCACAAAAAACAGCTGGTTCTTTGGTCCTGAAATGAACAGCAGGCGACGTCACGTGGGGGTCATATCTGTAGGAG GCAAGGTCTATGCTGTCGGGGGCCACGATGGTAACGAACATTTAGGCAACATGGAGGTGTTTGACCCCCTCACAAACAAGTGGATGATGAAAGCTTCTATGAACACCAAAAG GAGGGGTATAGCCCTGGCAGCTCTCGGTGGTCCTATATACGCCATTGGAGGTCTGGACGACAACTCCTGCTTCAATGACGTGGAGCGTTACGACATTGAAAGCGACTGCTGGAGTGCCGTGGCTCCGATGAACACTCCCAGAGGAGGAGTTGGATCTGTGGCACTGGGG AATTACGTGTATGCAGTGGGCGGAAACGACGGCGTGGCGTCACTGTCCAGCGTGGAACGATATAATCCTCACCTCAACAggtggacagaggtgtgtgAGATGGGTCAGCGTCGGGCTGGAAATGGAGTCAGCAAACTGAACGGCTGCCTCTATGTAGTAG GCGGTTTCGATGACAACTCGCCGCTGAGCTCCGTAGAACGCTTTGACCCACGGATGCACCGCTGGGAGTACGTGTCTGAGCTCACCACGCCGCGTGGGGGAGTCGGTGTCGCCACTGTGATGGGGAGAGTGTTTGCAGTCGGGGGACACAATGGAAACATTTACCTGAACACGG